One Mus pahari chromosome 21, PAHARI_EIJ_v1.1, whole genome shotgun sequence genomic window, GAGAGACTGTCACACTGAATGTCCCACTGCAGTAGGGAGAGGCTGTCACACTGAACGCACCTGGAGcgtaggagacctcaaagcccacctccctgGTGGGAAGGCAGGGTTTTCCTTCTGAAGAGGCAGAAGGTTTTGCAGCAGCAAGAGAGAGATTCCATTAAGAGGAGGGAAATCGTGAGcttactttgttttcctttcttttcacccCAGAGTCTGAATGGTGTTTGGCTGAACAGAGAACGTCTGGCACCATTACAGGGTTATTGCATCCATAAGGGAGACCATATCCAGCTCGGAGTGCCGCTGGAAAACAGGGAGACGGCGGAGTATGAATACGAAGTCACTGAAGAAGACTGGGAGAGTCTGGCTCCCTGCCTTGCCCTGAAGAATGACCAGAGAACGGAAAAACATAAAGGCTTGAGAACTAAGAGGAAATTCAGTTCGGCTGGGTTAGAGAGTCTTCCAGCCGAGGGCACCTCAGATCTCAGATGCCCACTGGCTAACGTCTCCAGTAAACCCGTTGAGCCAGAGAAGTTGCATGGCAAAGGTGACGCAGCGAGTCAGCCCTTGGGATGCGTGTGTCCCGCAGTGACTTCTCTGGAGGCGAGTGAGAGGGCCGCAGGGCCTCATGCttgctctgctcttccaaaggtcctcgAACTCTGCCCTAAGAAGCAGAAGGCCTGCAGCCCGTCAGCGTCACAGAGCGGCTTAGAGCTGTTTAAGGCGACCATGTCCAGGATGCTAACGCTGAGAACGCAGATGCAGGAGAAGCAGATAGCTGTCCTGAACGTCAAGAGGCAGACTCGGAAGGGGAGCTCAAAGAAGATCGTaaggatggagaaggagctgCGAGACTTACAGTCTCAGCTGTATGCAGAGCAGGCTCAGCAGCAGGCCAGAGTGGAGCAGCTGGAGAAGACTTTCCAGGAGGAGGAACATTACCTCCAGGTacctcagaggcaggaggcagggcgCCCTCGGGCGGGCAGGCCCTTCGTGAGCTCCTGCCTAGAGTTTTCTGTGACACAGGGACTGAATGCAAAGTGCAGGAGACAGAGTGGGGGTGGAGCTTGGGAAGGATTGGGGTTTCAGCACACTGGTGAGGTCAGGAGCCAGGCAGGCTGCCCAGGTGAGCAAGGTGACTGAGCAGCCAGCCTGGGGACAGCTGGGCACCAGTTAGGGTGCCAGCCGACTGTGTCCTCGGGCTCCTTTGTTGTCAGAGCAGGTGCAGGTCAGCCAGGTACCCTGTCTGTACATGACAACACACTGGTGCTGCGATTAGCTCTGGCTCCCCTGGGGAGTGGGTGGCAGCAGCAgaaaatggttttgtttctgtCCTGATCAATCAGAGTGCCACGGAGGCTGAATGACAAGCCGCTGTCCCCTCCTGGAAGGTAAAAGAAGGAAGTACCTGAGTGGACCAAATGTGTCCTCAACTCAAAATCATTTACTTTGCTGATAAGCTCTTGCATAAAGCTTCAGGCTGTTCCTGCTTAAAATGTCAGTTCCCTGGTGGCAGGAACCGTGCGGGTCCCACCCCAGCTGCTCAGGTAATGGCGAATGTCAGGAATTCCCTATTGTTGACTTAAAACCAAAAGACCCAGTCACAGCTGAAGTGCAAAGGTGGTTTTTTACCTTGCTTGGGTCTCTGGGCAGGGGACAGCCTGGAGTGGGGCTGACTTGTTTCTGAAGAGCTTACCCTCTGTTTTCTAACCTCTGCTATCTCCTTGAGCTGGTAGGGTTAGCAAAAGCCATGGATTACATAGGTGCCGTAGGGCATGCTTGCTGGGTGTACATAGCTTCTGCTCCCCTTGTTCAGCCCAGACCACTATAAGTTAACAGAGGGTGAGACTCTTTCTGTGTAGGGTATCACGCCATCACTGAGCAGAATTCTCTTTGAAGGATAGTGGGTCAGAGGGGAGAGTGTGCCTGGGATTAATATCCGTGGCTACTCTGTGCTAAAGGGCAACTGTGAAATCTTTTCTGGGCCATAAGGTTAAAGGCAGAAGAGACTAGTTGAGAAGCATGCCTGATGCTGCCTGGTAGCTCAGCTCCCTCTGCCCTCACGGTAGCCTGGCCTGACATTGGGTTTGGAATTCTGCTTGGTATTAAAAACccaattttttaaatcattaagtaATTtatgagccgggcggtggtggcacacgcctttaatttcagcactcgggaggcagaggcagacagatttctgagttcgaggccagcctggtctacaaagggagttcaggacagccagggctacacagagaaaccctgtctcggaaccccccccccccaaaaaaaagagttaacaaatatttattactgTATGCTGGGCCTTGAAGGGACAGAGGGGACAAAGGCATCTTTATGTCTCAGAGCAGAAGGTCCTATTAAATGCCAGCTGTGTGGAGGTAAGAAGGTTTGTAAGACCCCCNcggaaccccccccccccaaaaaaaagagttaacaaatatttattactgTATGCTGGGCCTTGAAGGGACAGAGGGGACAAAGGCATCTttatgtcagatatcctgcacatcaggtGTTACAATTCATTACAGCAGAATTACAgacccccaaaaaaaaaaaaaaaagtaatttatgcTCCCTATTAGCTAGCACACTGGAAGAATGGTTGGCACATCAAATTCCGAATGAGTCGAAACCCCCACCCTGTAGGTAGTAAATCCCTAAGGCAGCAAGAACAGAGACTGCCTGGAAGACGCCGGCCCGGCCGGCTGCCGGCCTGTGTGGCTGCTGGTGGAAAGGCAGCAGAGGCTCAGGCCAGGGCAGAGTGCCTGGAGAGGGTGGGCAGTGCGGAGGGACAAGACAGGGAAACATTGTGGGGCCAGCCTTGGGGATGTATCTGAGTTTGGATGTTTGTGGCTGTTCTCAGACTCCATTTATTTGAGTATTATAGCAATAAAAGCAACTTAGACTGTCATTCTGTGGTGCTTGAGAGCTGCCTGAAGCCCACTCCTGAGGCGGGTGACGGTAGTGGAGCAGATAATACTGTTCATGTCCCTTGCTGAGAGCAGTTTGAAGTAAACTGGGGTCTTCGTGCCGCTTCCTGCCCCGTGTTCCTTGTCATGACTGCtccaaggttttgttttcttacccCCTTTACTGCAGAAACCTTCCATTTCGTTTTGGCTTTTCAGGGtttggagaaagagggaggagagtgtGACCTGAAGCAACAGCTGGTGCAGGCCCTGCAGGAGGTAACGTaatctctcccccttccttccagaGGCTGTGGTGGTTGTGAGTGGGGAGCAGCCAGGCAGCACATGGCCAttagctgcctctgcctctgagccacTTGTCTGTGTTACCGCCAGGCTGCCAACAGAACAGGTGCCAGATGCTCACACCATCAGGCTAGAGACTTGGAGGCTCACAGATACACACCAGATCTCAGCGTGGAAGCTTACGGCTTCATCAAGGCGCCTGGTGATAACAGAAGAGCCTGTAGACGCTCTCTGGGATGGGGGCTCTACTTCCAGATTAGTGAAGGCAGCAGTGGGCAGTGGTTAGCCATGCCTGGACCTTAGGGCCCCAGAGAACCCGTGTACCTCACCATCTCTACACTGTGGCATCCAGAAACCATTCAAGAGGGTTCTCGTCtaaaaaaaaactctattaaCAGAATAGTGCTCCTTCTGGCGTGAAGTTCTCCAACAGACCCACCAGTGGTTTATGCCACTGAACCCTAGGGCTTCTTTACTTGACTGCCTTTTATGTGCTCCTTATACCTTTAAAACTTGCTCCAGTTGggtatggcagcacacacctttaacctaaGTACTCGGAAGCAGAGGGAGGTACATCTCTTGAGTTCACGACTAGCCAGctctgcatagtgagaccctgactcaaaaaacaacaacaaaaacttgctTCATCTTTGAGCCTTGATTGTGATCGTTAATTTGGTGGAATTTCAGCCGAAAAGGTTAGCGAGGTGGTTAAAGCCTCATTGAGCAGTGAGTAGCTTACATATAATTTGTTCAGGGTTATCTCTCTTTTTGCTTATTACAGACCTACCAGCCTTACCAGTACTAACAGTTATGTGAGAGGGGGCCTGCCTGCCTGGGTGTGCTTGTGGGCAGACACATAAATGGCTTCAGAAATAATTAGGTGAAAATTctatttggattttatttttttgagcttATCTACTTCATGATTTGAAAGGATAGGCATTGTTCCCATTTgggtatttaaatatatgtttattttactctgtgtgtgtgtgtgtgtgtgtgtgtgtgtgtgtgtgtgtgtgtgtgtgtgtgtacgggtgTGTACAAGCATTTACATGGGGCTGGAGACTTGGTTGCCAGCACTCAAGACAGCTTACAGCCCCTTTAACTCCAGCTTCCAGAGACTGGACACcgtcttctgcctcccaggtcacGTGAATACATATAgcttatactcacacacacagtaaataaagaCAGATCTTGAAAAACATTTGTAAAAACGTTGTGTGTGACCATGGGTGCTTGTGTACCACAGGAGCTTTGGGGAGTGGGTTCCCCCCTCCTCCATATGGACTCCAgaagtcaaactcaggtctgcagGCTGCACTGCAAATGCCTCTACCCAGTGAGCCAGCGCACTGGCTTCCTAGTGTTTTTAAACTAATGCTTAGATACTCTACCTCACTGGCCAGAGAGAGTCAGGCTTTGCCTCACTGTGAGGAAGGCCTGGGGTTTTCTGCTCTCTTGTAGCTCCGGCACCGTGCCTGCTCTAACACGTGTCTCGAGGCTTGGTCATGCAGTCACACATCAGTCTGAAGTGGTATCAGGGCATACTTTGTGACATCGTCTGACATCGTGCTTGTACTGGTGTGGATGACCCCTCTGAAGATACTCTCTTTTTCAGACTGCTAGAAGAACTGTAGAACCCATAGTCACAGTGACACCAGAGTGATGTAGGTGACACTGGCCGGGTTAGTTCCAAAAGACTAATGGAtctgctgtcccctcccccctgTCCTGAGCGGTCCATCCTGAATAAAAGAAGGCTATTTTTGAAATTGTCATCACTGGTCCCTAACCgagcagagggaggaagcaaAGGTGTATGGCTAACAGGAGGGTTGGGACGCAGCTCATCCTGACAGCTTACCTGCTGTTTCTGTAGCATCGGGCTCTAATGGAAGAACTGAATCGCAGCAAGAAGgactttgagaaaatcattcaAGCCAAGAACAAAGAATTGGAGCGGACCAAGGTACGGGATAGAGGACAGAGGCTATACTGCGTGTAGCCAGTGTTCTGTAGAGTGCATGGTTGCTGTGGTGAATGCAGACAGTTGCTCCTTACCTCAGGGAGATAATCTGTAGTTACTCACTGTAACTACAGAGGCAGCGTCCCTCTCCTTCTTTGGACCCTGTATGCTAGCCTTTGTCTGTCTACATTAGAAGCTGTCTGTCTCCCCATCAGATCAGTAGAATTCTTAAATTATATGTTGCAAACATCAGTGCCTCCCAGGGACAGACCAGTAATAAGAGTAAGGGAAACGGCCTGAGTGTCAGAACACTGGGGCCTGCGAGGCCGGCCCTGTGCTTCCGCCTCCTTCCCAGAGGGCAGCTCTTCTCTGCTCCGTCGGGAGCCACCCAGCACCGCAAGTCCAGTCTTCTCAGACCCAGTTCTTTCCTAGGAGGCAGGGCCCCAGGTGTGTAAGTGAGACGTTTTTCTTTAAGCTTGTGTACCCATACAGTAATATACTCAGGAGGACTCATGTGATGTTTGAATGTACGTACAAGTTCAGGGCCTCGGGTTGTAGTTTCTAACCTGGAATGTGTCTTACGTCAGACGGTATCTCGCCCTACTCGGGGTCAGAGCTGGAGctgaggacagaaaggaagacacCTTCTCCCTGGCAGATTCGATGTCCCTGTCCTTAGTGAAATCAGTACCTTTTATTTTGGGGTAGGGGTGTGTATTTGCTAGGGATGTCCAGGGCCTCAGGCATCCTGAGAAAGCTCCCAGGATTTTACTGTATAACCCTGCCAGCCAGTAGTCTGTTAGGGTCCCTGTTGTGTACCACCTACGCCCGGCTCCAGCATCTgacagttcctttttttttttttttttttgaggtgggatctcatagtccaggttggcttcaaTCTTACTCTGTAGCTAATATGACATTGaactcattttctctcttaaaatatatataaaagaactttgcggggctggtgagatggctcagtgggtaagagcacccgactgctcttccaaaggtctggagttcaaatcccagcaaccacatggtggctcataaccatctgtaacaagatctgactccctcttcaggagtgtctgaagacagctacagtgtacttacatataataaaataaatctttaaaaaaaaaaaaaagaactttgcttggatatgtacacatatgtatgtagtaCCTCaacaggccagaagaaggtgttggattcccttgaactggagttacagacagtggtgagcctccatgtgggtactaagacttgaactcaggtcctcttggagagcagccaatgctgttactcactgagccatctctccagcccagctctgcCTCTACTTTAAACTCTTAATCCTGTTTCCAACTCCCAAGTTGCTATCATTTTGCTTTaccacatattttaaaactgaggaacttaaaaatttttacagtggtctgaagagatggctcagtggttaagaacacttgttgcttttccagaggttcaagtcccagcaccccatatggtggctcacagctatctataactctagttttaGAAAACCTGGGGCTCCAGCCTCTCCACCAGTGCGCGTACATGTGCACAGTCAtacatacagaatacccatgtacataaaacaaagaaaaagcacctCAGAGATCATGGCTTTAGCCTCCATCTCACCCCTCTGTGTGAGTAGTCTTGattagaagagaaaaagacaaaaagagccAACTGCTCAGATGTGGGCTGAGTGGCTTTTCCTCTTTGTCTTGGActcctgttgcttcctgtttGGGGGATGAAGGCATAACTAATGTTCTTCAACTTAAAGAGCATAGGGTCTTTCCTAACAGTCTACGGGTGTCCTGATCTTGGGGATAGAGGGGAACAGAAGCAGGAGGTGGCgagcgtgggggggggggctgggcttGTTTCCAGCcgtggatgggggatgggggtaggggggaaGGGTATTCTTCTGTCCTAACTACACCAGGGACTGCACGCTCACACAGGCCCTGCCTCTAGAGTGCTCTGCCTCTCTTGTCCTGTGAAACTATAGTTTTGGGGAAAAGTTTTTAGTACTCAGGTTGTGACTTGCTAGTACCAAGCCCCCACCTTGTCTGTTCGTGGAAAGGAACAAATTGCATAGAACGCAGATCCTGAGAAAGTAGGGTTTTAGTCCCTCCAGGCCGCTGCAGCAAAAACACTGAATCAGGCAGCTAGCAAGCAACAGCAATGTGTCTTTCCAAGCGCTGCAGGCCTAGGCATCCTGGAAGGCCCTGGCAGGTGTGGCTGGAGGCTGGCGAGGCCGTGATTTTGACCCGCAGCTGACACTTCTCACTGTCTTCACAAGGGAGGAGAGCAGAGCCAGCCCTTGCAGCCTTGGTTCTAAGCCACTCACCCTGCCCTGCCCATCCTCCTAGCGACCTCGGGGCATCACTGTTAGCAGGTTAGCATTGAGCACACAGAGAGGGCAGggcaaggcagggcagggagCCAGCTTCTGTGTCAGGAGGCAGCTCTTGGGGAAGGGTACCCACAGGGAGAGTTCCCACCGCGCTCCGCCAGCCTTGCTCCCAGCCTGTCCTGCATTCTGCGGCTTCCCTGTGACCGGTGTGTCTTTGCAGGAAGAAAAGGACAAGGTCCAAGCGCAGAAGGAGGAAGTTCTTAGCCACATGAATGACGTGCTGGAGAACGAGCTCCAGTGCATTATCTGCTCGGAGTACTTTATCGAGTTAAGTATGAGCAGAggctcacccccaaccccaccccagcgTACCTGCCTCGGGCACCAGGGGATGCTTCTGAAGACGAGATAGACGCATCCTCACCGTGCTGTCCCTCCTTAGGTACTCGTGTGCACAGTTAACGTCTAACTGCAGTGAAGTCCTGGGGGCCACAGAGCCTGAGGGTTTGAAGTGTCGGAGTAAAACTGCCCACTGCTGTGCCATTCCTTCCCTCTGGATGGGCACGGTGCGCCCTGTGACTTGTGGTGTGGCTTTGATTGTGTGGTCACTGTGGGTATCAGGCACCAGGATGAATCTATCTCATGGCTTTGGGGGTCCTTTTGAAAAGCAGACACCTGTTTCCTAGGCTACCGTTTGTGACTTGGCCATGGTATCACACCagctgttttaattttcatactTTTTGTACCATTTGTgaccaattcattttatgataaGTGTTAGGCTTATGCAGTTGAGTAGCAGGTGGGTTTATTCTTTTTTACACCCTTGGAAAGGAAGATTTGTGTGCAGAGCCTCCTGTCCCTAGGCAGCCCCTAGGGAGATGGGCTGTGTCAGCCTCCTGCAGGAAGACCAGGTCTTTGACTGGAGTCACTTTGGCTACAAGTCATGGTTCCCTGCATAGTCTCTAGTCGATGATTCTCTCCTGTGGAGAAACTCAGCATTGCTCAGGACTGTGGAAGCtcgaggtgggaggggagaaaagggaggcagaactgAGTGGTGAGCCAGCCTGAGGGGAGCCCATTGGAGCGGAGCAGAGCCAGCACCTCTGTGAGGCGGGGCTGTGGTGAGCCTGCCTGTGGGCCTTGGAGACTCACTCTGTTGTGCTTTGAGAAAGTAAGAGTGTCCCTTTCACATTGCAGGCTGTCACCCTGAACTGTGCTCACAGTTTCTGCTCCTTCTGTATCAGTGAATGGATGAAACGGAAAGTGGAGTGTCCCATTTGTCGAAAGGACATTGAGTCCAGAACCAGCTCCCTGGTTCTGGACAACTGCATTAGTAAGATGGTGGATAACCTAAGCTCAGACgtgaaggaaagaagaagtgTCCTTATTAGGGAACGGAGAGGTGAGTGGCTCTGAACTCCCTGACAAAGGGCTTCCTTACTTAGCGACAGCAGGTGTTTTTACAGGGTGACATTGGACAATAGAGTTTAGTAGATGTTTTTGGAATACAGGCAGGAGAAATGGGAATATCTGCAGAGTTCAGGTAGCCTACATAGGAAAGAACCGAATTAGAGTTAGTCTCTCTTGTTTGAGCTCCACCTGGTAGGTGTGTCCCCACTTGCTCCCTGGAACAAAAAGCTGGGCTGGGAAACAGTCAGATGGTTTGCCGTCTGCACACCAGGTGGTGCTGTTGCTAAAGGCAGCTGGCCAGTTAgagatgggtgggtgtgtgtACTCTGGAGATTCACCTAGGGAAATAAGTACATAAGCTCTGTAAGGGCTTAGGGCTGGGGTGTAGTCAGTTAAAGTCCCTAGCACcactattcacacacacacacacacacacacacacacacacacacacacacacatcattggGTCCTGGTGGGTTTGATAACACATCTCCAATCAGGGGACTTGAGGTGAAAGGATTGGGGAAGGGATGGCGAGTGTTCCTGAACTGTCCCTCCTAGTGAACATCTGTCCatttaagtcagtggttctcaacatccctaatgctgcaaccctttaaagTAGTCCCTCTTGTTGTGACTGCCAACCATAGAATTAATTTGattactacttcataaccatctgtacgtttgctactgttatgaatcacaatgtaaataccTGTTTCTGGTGGTCTTTGGGGGTCgtgcccacaggttgagaactgctggtttaAGTGATGCTGCTGCACTTGGGGCTTGCTGTGTTAATGCTGCAGAAAGCCACTCCTTCGTGTTGCAGCAGAAGATTCTCGGTGCGAAACAAGGAAACTACTGGGTAGTGCTGGTTATTGCGCAGAGCCATGGCACAAGAGTCAGGGTGTCGCTACCTTCTGGGAATTGGAAATTAACTCAGCTCCTGTCTGTGATGCTGTCACGTGACCACTGTGTGTGTGACCTGGTTGTACTCCTGAGCTGGGCAGCATAGAGGTCAGATGTTGGTCATAGCAGTCGAGTGCTGTTTGTGGGGTTCTGCTCCCCTGGCCCTATGGGAACCAGCTTTTCCAGGTAGGGACAGGAATCTGTTGCTGACACATGTGCATCCATAGTATGAGACTGGACTGGGTGCTGTGGATGCTGAGCAGGAAGGGCTCCTGGCTAGGAGTGTGAGCTGACCCCTGACATGGGTGCTTGCTGCTTTCCTGAGACCTGCTAGAGTGTTTTGCTCGGTTTAGAGTCTCCATAAGTTTTACCTCTGCCCTTGGTTCTGGCAGAAGCCCGGTGCTCTTCATTTCCACCTGTATTTCCATAGGAACATGACACTAGCCCCGGGAAGAGAGCTAACATCTCCTCCTCTCAGGCTCACCTGAAGGAAGGACCGCTTACGCAGgtctgggcaggtggacatgaGAGAGGGTCCTGTAGAGGAAGCCATGTTTATGCCAAGCCTTACGGCTTTCTGGATGCTTGCTTTCCAAACCGAGGACATGGCACGTGTTTGCAGAATAGCCAAAACTGGGAGGGGCCTGCCAGTGGAGGAGAAGGCTTGCTTCTGTCATCCTGGGAGCCAGGTTAGATGAGGAGCAGGCTATGACTTTTGAGCGGAAGTGTGTTGTCTGGGTCAGGGTGGGATGCCTAGGAGAGTTTCTTTGgtcagcctatgttgttcttcagCTGATGACTGGAAGAGCCCAAGTCCGCCCCTGACCTCTTACGGAGAGTCACTTGCATAGACTAAGGACCccagtccctcctcccttctctgcagAGGCTGAGCAGGTTATCCCTGGGCACCTCTGGCAAGAGGAGTGACTGTTGAGGAAACAGTGTCCTGATGCACACCCTGCTCACAGCACGGGTGGCAGTCAGTTGTCAGTGCAAGTGCAGCTCTGTGACGTTCTCTAGACCTGTCTAGAAGGCGGCTCTGCGCCTCGATTTAGGGAAAGATGTACCAGAGCCACCAGCAGCATTGTTGGGCTGCagtgtgggggtcagagaaaattttaaattaaaataccagCTCTCTTTGAGTGTTCTGGTGCCATTTGAAAGCTGGTTTATTCCTTAGTGcatgggaatttttaaaaagaacttaggATCTGGAATGGAAGAGAgtttcagtggtcaagagcactttctgctcttccagaggagctgcgttcaattcccagcacccacatgctggcttatgactgcctgtaattccaatcCAAAGGGATCTGACGTGTTTTGGCTGTTTTAGGCACCAAGAGTGCTCATGGTGCGCATATATGTGTAGGTAAAACACCCATGTGCATAAATACAATAAACCAAGCGAATAAACAAAGAGCGCAGGCTCTGCAATCAGGCAAGGCTTTGATTGATTCTCACAAATGTCCTGTGCTCTCCAAGAGCAGGGCTTTCCTCCGCTTCCCTGACTGCTGGGTGTCTGTAGGTTCAGGTCCCAG contains:
- the Rnf8 gene encoding E3 ubiquitin-protein ligase RNF8 isoform X1; the encoded protein is MGEPDPLVSGQLAARRSWCLRRLGMDREWLQLEAGTEVTIGRGFSVTYQLISKVCPLMISRSHCVLKQNPEGQWTIMDNESLNGVWLNRERLAPLQGYCIHKGDHIQLGVPLENRETAEYEYEVTEEDWESLAPCLALKNDQRTEKHKGLRTKRKFSSAGLESLPAEGTSDLRCPLANVSSKPVEPEKLHGKGDAASQPLGCVCPAVTSLEASERAAGPHACSALPKVLELCPKKQKACSPSASQSGLELFKATMSRMLTLRTQMQEKQIAVLNVKRQTRKGSSKKIVRMEKELRDLQSQLYAEQAQQQARVEQLEKTFQEEEHYLQGLEKEGGECDLKQQLVQALQEHRALMEELNRSKKDFEKIIQAKNKELERTKEEKDKVQAQKEEVLSHMNDVLENELQCIICSEYFIEAVTLNCAHSFCSFCISEWMKRKVECPICRKDIESRTSSLVLDNCISKMVDNLSSDVKERRSVLIRERRVAVENRQRWQRWTGL
- the Rnf8 gene encoding E3 ubiquitin-protein ligase RNF8 isoform X2, with translation MGEPDPLVSGQLAARRSWCLRRLGMDREWLQLEAGTEVTIGRGFSVTYQLISKVCPLMISRSHCVLKQNPEGQWTIMDNESLNGVWLNRERLAPLQGYCIHKGDHIQLGVPLENRETAEYEYEVTEEDWESLAPCLALKNDQRTEKHKGLRTKRKFSSAGLESLPAEGTSDLRCPLANVSSKPVEPEKLHGKGDAASQPLGCVCPAVTSLEASERAAGPHACSALPKVLELCPKKQKACSPSASQSGLELFKATMSRMLTLRTQMQEKQIAVLNVKRQTRKGSSKKIVRMEKELRDLQSQLYAEQAQQQARVEQLEKTFQEEEHYLQGLEKEGGECDLKQQLVQALQEHRALMEELNRSKKDFEKIIQAKNKELERTKEEKDKVQAQKEEVLSHMNDVLENELQCIICSEYFIEAVTLNCAHSFCSFCISEWMKRKVECPICRKDIESRTSSLVLDNCISKMVDNLSSDVKERRSVLIRERRAKRLS